The DNA sequence AAAGGTGATATATAtctagatatatatttatatatatatggaggtTGGACAAAATTATCTAATTTGCTTATTGGGCAAAATCTCCAAAACTTTCATTTTGGTTTCATTTAACACCTAAAACCTAAATTTGGGCGGTAAAACCCTCAATACTCGTgttctgttagcaatttaacacttCCGTCTAAATTTAGCTATTAACTGCCATGTTGGattgtccacgtggacacaatATACACGTGGCGCAATTTATTGGCCCacacaaataattatatttaaaaaattaaaaaaataaaataaaaaaatattttttttctttaaaatcattaaaaaaaactatttttcattttttttcttttttttttcttttcctttgttttctttttcatttttgcaAATaccctcttctctctctctttctctctctctctctctctctctctctctctctctctctctctctctctctctcaggtAGGCAACCCAAGACCACCATCCATCTCTCTCgatccccctctctctctctctctcagccaTCTCTCCCGAtcccccccctctctctctctctcagccatcttctctttctctatcctcctctctctctctcagccaTCTTTTCTTTCTCTCCCGATAATACCCAACCTGAAGACCACCGAGGTGTCGTTGCCGTCGTCGAGGACCACGGACCCAGGTGCCATCGTCGTCGTTGAGGACCACCAAGCCAAGTAAAACTCGATcccctatctctctctctctttctctgtcTGCCtgatctcctctctctctctctctttctctctctttagaTCTAGgaatttctataatttttttctgcAATCATAAAGATCTGTGTATAGATATCCCTATTTGGGTATTATTGTGTTCATTATTTTCAGATATGAGAAAAGATAATTGTTGTGGGGAAAATAAATTTAGGGTTTTTCAGATTTGAGTTTTGGGACTgaaattttgtatatatttgtgtgtatttatttgtttgttggttttgaatttgtttaaatttggttttagtatttaattttttttttttgtgatatgGATTTGAAAAATAGGTTATGGTGGTAGTTTCGGTAGTGGTGGGTGGTGGTGTTTACGATGGTTATGGATGGTGGTAGTTTCGGTAGTGGTAGGTGGTGGTGTTTACGGTGGCTACGGATGATGGTGGTTTTGGTTGTGTTGGTGGTGGTGTTTACAGTGACTTTGGATGGAGGTAGTGGActgatagagagagagagagggagagagagatagagagagagttgagatgAACAgatagaaaaagaaagaaaagaaaaaaaaaaagaaagaaaaagaaaaagaaagaaaggaaaaaaaattatttttttatttataatttttttaattttaaattaatttaatttaattttttaaattttttaatataattatttacgtggaccaataaaattgtggcACGTGTATATTGTGTCACATGGACAATTTAACTTGGCAGTTAACAGTTGAATTTGAACGAAAGTATTAAATTACTAACAGAACACGAGTATTAGAGGTTTTACCGCCCAAATTTAAGTTTTGAGAATtaagtgaaataaaaataaaaattttaaaagttttgCTGCTATTCACCCTTTCCCATAAACATTCAAATAAAGGATTCTCGACAATACAATataggaagaagaagatgagaGGCAGATATAAAATAGGATAGCCgataaataatttttacaaaaagtcaaaaaataatttactaaaaaaaatataccatCTCATCACCACAATAATTTATTACTTTGAAATTAGCATTGCCACTTCGTGACATgtttgagatatttttttttgtcaaaatattaGATAATGTTTAGTTGTTaattgttatgtttattttattttacttttttattcttGCGACAATtagttaaaagtatttttttagttgacataacaacaaataaaaacatgctgcaaaaaagaaaaatgtataaatgaacggtatttcaataattaatacaattacaAGAAATACATTAACAAATATgcacttttctttttccttttctgtttttttttttaatttatttttcgttttattttttttttttaaaaaaaggaaaatactTTGATAACGAATATTAGAGGCTTAAGCCTTGTAATTTCTAGCTATGTCTCTTGTAATTTCACAAATACGGTATTTGTTCtccttttctgttttttttttttaaataaaacaaaaaataaattaaaaaataataattattacaatTAATTTGTTAACATATATGTTAATATTACAACTGGAggagatatatttttttgtaaatttttaaattaatattctttttcttaataattaattctttaaattaaataattactcCTCATTCAGTTTAGATAACTACGAATAAATTAAGTATATTCTTTTAAAGATGCTTATACTAAACGAAAATATCTATTGAACTGAGCATCCGAGCATACCAACTCGTCCAAAAGCGTCATATGACTCGGGAGGCTCGGttcaataaagaaaaataacttCTATAATGAATCAATATAGATTTTGAATGAATAGTCTTACCTCTTTTTTCCATCACTTGTCAAGAAGAATTAAACCATTCTTTTCCCAAGTGCGAATCACTTCACTTTGGGTATAGTACAGACGGCCAGATGGATCATAGTAATACTGcttttcaatttcaattttgaAGAATGAGTATCATTATtatgaatttaaaaaaatatacaatataattaCATTTACAAATGATAGTAAAAGCTAATAATATATGAACTTATGAGTAGAAATAGAGAAATATTTCACTATTAATATCTACGAATCATactttgtaaaataaataaagtttcaTTTCATTAAGGACAAATATTTTGTGGCTCGTTATGGTGTTCgtctaataatttaaatttgtataattaatatgtACTACTTACCCTGTAAACTTTGCCAGAGATCATATGGCGCTCTTCAGCAATCCATCCTGGAAGAAGCCACCCGTAGCCTTGACACGAGTTGTCATGGATGGTAGACATTGTCCCAGGCTTCTTTGGCCTACGGCGGCGCCGCTGTGAAAGTGTATAGGCAGCTGATGACTGGTTAATCACTTGACCCAAAAAATAATAGTCATTGTGATAGTCATAGTCTTGAGCCATTATTTGGTTTGTAGCAATCCTCTAACTTGTTTTGAATGGAAGAATACTATgcatatacatgtatatatacacataaatgtAGTCTCATGTGTAacgtatatttttttgtttattcttTCTAAGTGATATTACTTAGGGCTATCCCTAAAATATATGGGTATATTTGGAGAGTGGAAATAGGAATGTAAAACCAAATTTATATTTGGTATGGTTTTAGTAGAGGGTTTATGTTTATGTGAGTTCCAtctttaagtttatttatttttgtttttggtaatctaatttttttgttaaaaacttagTTTCAACCTTCTCAATTAAAATCTACCAAGTAAAATTTCTTACACAAAATACTATAATTTgccaaaaaagaaaattaaaaaaaaaatgtttaaggATCAAATTGacaaaatttatacattttaggAATCTGCGCCTAAAGAAATTGAGGACAATTTatggaagaaaaaaattaggtgTACAACTACAAAAACTCAAAGTCAAATAGTCAATCtcctttttaagaaaaaaagaaaaactaataacacaacaaagagaaaataaaagaaaagccAAAATTAGTAGATATTAAAATCTAtattggatatttttttttttttcataacacCTTTTAGATTTTCGGTAGGGCCATTGAAATGTGGCAGTGTAACCGCCGAATAAGATAATTAGGGTAGTATAAATTAAGGGTGCTCAGCAAACCGCACATACCACACAAATTGTTTATATAGCATAATAGTATAAAAAATACAGTCTAAAATTCTTTACGGTGCAGttgtaatttgtattttttccaAACCGCGTAGTGTGGTgcggtttgtaattttaaatttaattattacagttcaaaccgcaccgcactatATATTACAAAcatcttaattttttaatataatttttattcttttttttttttcatataagaaTAAGTATATGTAATATTAGAGGTGTttgcggtgcgggtggtgcagtttttgactattttttcaaatcaatCAGCACAtgcagtttttaaaattttccaaaccgtACCCGCACCGCAAAAACTGCACCACAAAAAGTGGTGCGATGCGGTGCGATTTTTGCGATTTGGACTAtcaccaaataattaaactatcacaaatacaacaaagtttgatcaacacttgtcaaaaataccataaggcttgaaaaaaaaaaaattaagtttcaacaatacaataattagtggccTTTGTGTTGGACATTCActtattggacctaaataaatataaaaattagtatttttataattgcggtgtggtttgaaccgcatattaacaattcaaaaccgcaaaccgcaccgcaccgcgcggttcaggaaaaattcaaaccgcgatcgcaccgcaaaaaatttcaaaccgcatttttttttGCGATGCAGTGTGGTGCGGGCaatttgagcggtttgatgaacacccctatataatatatgtgtatattatatgattttttttagagaTAATCCAATATAATGTTTgatgtttttttaataaattattttttttactttgggGGGATTCGTGTTATGATTTATAAAATActcaaaaaatacaaataatcatAGATTTAATTATGTATCTAAAAGTGCTTTAATgtaaaaaatcctaattatattttatagaaCCTTTGCTAAATcaaaaaagaagaaattaaCGAGATGAGGAGAAGtactaacctgaagccattgttggagattgtaGGAAAGGTTATGATCTTCTAAGAATACACTATTTCTCTAAAGTATTTTCTGTGATGGggaagaagaaaatacaactagtGTTTCTAGGGGACCTCTACCTATTTTTAGActcatcttagaatgagtttagggtatttataatttggcccctcaacaaattataaattaacttatggtatctacacattatttcTATGgcaatttaatacccttttgatacccataacataattagtcacttaaattGTATCGCACTAAAAAAGCAtatacaatatacatatatatgtgccTAGAGtaggatttttaatccaacaatctcccacttgtgcaacatatgttaccttataaatgtataaccttatgagctcaaaatttgCTATTATGTAAAGGTATTCACAACAATCTCATCCATCAACTATATCTATATAGGATCAAAGCGTTTTTTGTCATATCAAACATGACTAAACCCATTAATAgtcacatatacaaatatagccaaataacatagatcaatcatgaatTCATAGCACAAAAATTACATGCAATGTAAACCAAACATGCCTATTCTAACTGGTCCTCCTTAAACCAAAGTGAAGTCAGACTTAGATATGACAAAACAAAGTGAATGAACTGAAAACATTATTTCTGATAAGAAAATAACTaaatacataaatgtcttaaacaaacataaaactaagaaaatacaaactcccactaaatcatgatatcctCAAGCAATACTACACCCATATGAGCAGTGT is a window from the Cannabis sativa cultivar Pink pepper isolate KNU-18-1 chromosome 1, ASM2916894v1, whole genome shotgun sequence genome containing:
- the LOC133030967 gene encoding uncharacterized protein LOC133030967, with amino-acid sequence MAQDYDYHNDYYFLGQVINQSSAAYTLSQRRRRRPKKPGTMSTIHDNSCQGYGWLLPGWIAEERHMISGKVYRYYYDPSGRLYYTQSEVIRTWEKNGLILLDK